A genomic segment from Halomonas sp. GD1P12 encodes:
- a CDS encoding phospholipase A produces MVNKPRLFAALFVLIGASPLASSAWAQQSPDEIEARIRALNVELYQLRQQLQQVEAPEERAAGIEPEPQPEEAALEDLSERRMLEQESTRNPFAITTHRTNYLFPVSYNTNRDAESFREITDENGPDNVEVKFQFSAKFNLVQDLFGDVGDVYFGYTQRSWWQAYNTEASSPFRETNYEPELFIDFDNAWTALGWVNTRNRVAFNHQSNGRSDPLSRSWNRFYLESTFQRGDWALTLAPHWRVPESESSDDNPDIERFMGYGDIRLAKRLNHNHEIAGQLRGNPSAGNYGTQIDYSWPAFTNLRAHLQYYYGYGESMIDYDNRVHRLSIGFSLNPMFSASGLDR; encoded by the coding sequence ATGGTCAATAAACCCCGGTTGTTTGCAGCACTGTTCGTGCTCATTGGCGCCTCTCCGCTCGCGTCGAGTGCCTGGGCGCAGCAGTCGCCTGACGAGATCGAGGCGCGCATTCGCGCGCTCAACGTCGAGCTCTATCAACTGCGCCAGCAGCTTCAACAGGTGGAAGCCCCCGAGGAGCGCGCCGCCGGCATCGAACCCGAACCGCAGCCGGAAGAGGCCGCGCTGGAAGACTTGAGTGAGCGGCGCATGCTCGAGCAGGAGTCGACGCGCAACCCCTTCGCGATCACCACGCACCGGACCAACTATCTTTTCCCGGTGAGCTACAACACCAACCGGGATGCGGAAAGCTTTCGCGAAATCACTGACGAAAACGGTCCGGACAACGTCGAAGTGAAGTTTCAGTTCAGCGCCAAGTTCAACCTGGTGCAGGACCTGTTTGGTGACGTGGGGGATGTCTATTTCGGCTATACCCAGAGAAGCTGGTGGCAGGCATACAACACCGAGGCCTCCTCGCCTTTCCGGGAGACCAACTACGAGCCGGAACTCTTCATCGACTTCGATAACGCCTGGACGGCGCTTGGCTGGGTCAACACCCGCAACCGGGTCGCGTTCAACCACCAGTCCAACGGCCGCTCGGACCCGCTCTCGCGTAGCTGGAATCGATTCTACCTGGAGAGCACCTTCCAGCGCGGCGACTGGGCGCTCACACTTGCCCCCCACTGGCGCGTACCGGAGTCGGAAAGTAGCGACGACAACCCGGACATCGAGCGCTTCATGGGCTACGGCGACATCCGTTTGGCCAAGCGTTTGAACCATAATCACGAAATCGCCGGGCAACTGCGCGGTAATCCCTCGGCGGGCAACTATGGCACGCAAATCGACTACAGCTGGCCGGCGTTCACCAATCTTCGCGCACACCTGCAGTACTATTACGGGTACGGCGAGAGCATGATCGACTACGACAACCGGGTCCACCGGCTGAGCATCGGGTTTAGCCTGAATCCCATGTTTAGCGCCTCCGGGCTCGACCGCTAG
- a CDS encoding phage holin family protein yields the protein MALGPTQRVFSAVKRLLGSLVANSETRLRLAVLELEEERARLLVLFLLAGASLLLLLLGVATLTALVIILFWDTYRITAIVVSAGALIFASLLFALIALRQAKSHTLLKETLKQLAADRALLEANQYDHPDQHR from the coding sequence ATGGCCTTGGGTCCTACCCAACGCGTATTCTCTGCCGTCAAACGCTTGCTGGGCTCACTGGTCGCCAATAGTGAAACCCGCCTGCGTTTGGCGGTATTAGAGCTCGAAGAGGAACGCGCACGTTTACTGGTACTTTTTCTGCTGGCAGGCGCGAGCCTGCTTTTGCTTTTACTGGGCGTGGCCACGTTGACGGCGCTGGTCATTATCCTCTTCTGGGATACTTACCGCATAACGGCGATCGTTGTCAGCGCCGGCGCTCTGATTTTCGCAAGCCTGCTTTTCGCCCTGATTGCCCTTCGTCAGGCAAAGAGCCACACGCTGTTGAAAGAGACGCTCAAGCAGCTGGCAGCCGACCGGGCGCTTTTGGAGGCCAACCAGTATGACCACCCCGACCAACACCGCTAG
- a CDS encoding DUF883 family protein translates to MAKRNSDSSARADQLKNDLRYLSETVEELVSATSKDASGEMRGLRERAERRLKETRSRLESAGEHLYEDTRESLSNQVDCCDRYVRENPWTSMGIGAAAGLVAGLLLGRR, encoded by the coding sequence ATGGCCAAACGTAATTCCGACAGTTCAGCACGTGCCGACCAGCTCAAAAACGACCTTCGCTACCTGAGCGAAACCGTCGAAGAGCTGGTCAGCGCCACCTCCAAGGATGCCAGCGGTGAAATGCGCGGCCTTCGCGAGCGCGCCGAGCGTCGTTTGAAAGAGACCCGTTCACGTTTGGAAAGCGCTGGCGAGCATCTCTACGAAGATACCCGCGAGTCGCTGTCCAACCAGGTTGATTGCTGCGACCGCTACGTTCGCGAAAACCCCTGGACCAGCATGGGTATTGGTGCCGCTGCGGGTCTGGTAGCCGGACTGCTGCTCGGTCGTCGCTAA
- a CDS encoding YqjK-like family protein yields MTTPTNTARPSRAERKAALLLELEQQRVDILVDSDYLLNAAQPLENSLKSFKLPLFAIGGIAAWRLVRHPGGAMAAGRKALAGYMLFRKFKLLAKIAT; encoded by the coding sequence ATGACCACCCCGACCAACACCGCTAGACCCAGCCGTGCCGAGCGCAAGGCAGCGCTGTTGCTGGAACTCGAGCAGCAGCGGGTCGATATTCTGGTCGATAGCGACTACCTGCTCAACGCCGCTCAGCCGCTCGAGAACAGCCTGAAAAGTTTCAAACTGCCGCTTTTCGCTATTGGCGGTATTGCCGCGTGGCGTCTGGTGCGCCATCCGGGTGGCGCCATGGCCGCCGGGCGTAAGGCGCTGGCGGGGTACATGCTGTTTCGCAAGTTCAAACTGCTGGCCAAGATTGCGACCTGA